Proteins from a genomic interval of Ignavibacteriales bacterium:
- a CDS encoding Xaa-Pro peptidase family protein encodes MISRRSFLKVGGLSISAAGFASSLFANTSSSQEAKLQNMVSGVKPLTPEDYEERLEQARKLMAKTNMDALFVSGGSDLGYFTNVNWFLSERTFGGIINRKGKTIWVWPAFEAESAREMIPKEQELRTWEEHENPFQLIGGVMKDLGAASGRLGIAPATRSFVGFGLKKEVPGLELVNGAVISEGCRGIKSPKELAYMELANKITKLAYAEGFKQIKEGMSPRDLSGAISSAHQQMGVRGSGGPQFGLSTAFPHGSRAQRTLHDGDVVMVDGGCSVEGFQSDVTRTVVFGKPTDKQKAVWDIVKKAQSAALKAARPGVPCEEVDRAARKVIEDAGYGPGYKYFAHRLGHGIGMDGHEFPYLVKENKLKLQTGMTFSDEPGIYIYGEFGIRIEDCFVVTEDGGRFFGGMEATAIDKPFGEA; translated from the coding sequence ATGATCTCACGCCGGAGTTTTCTGAAAGTCGGAGGCTTGTCCATCTCGGCAGCCGGATTTGCCAGCAGCCTGTTCGCAAACACCTCGTCTTCGCAGGAGGCCAAGCTTCAGAACATGGTATCGGGTGTGAAACCCCTGACGCCGGAAGACTATGAAGAGCGTTTGGAGCAGGCCCGGAAACTGATGGCGAAAACGAACATGGATGCATTGTTCGTGAGTGGCGGATCTGATCTTGGCTACTTCACGAACGTCAACTGGTTCCTCAGCGAAAGGACGTTCGGAGGGATCATCAATCGCAAAGGAAAGACAATCTGGGTTTGGCCTGCCTTCGAGGCAGAGAGCGCCAGGGAAATGATACCGAAGGAACAGGAGCTTCGCACCTGGGAGGAACATGAGAATCCGTTTCAGTTGATCGGCGGAGTGATGAAGGATCTTGGTGCCGCATCAGGAAGGCTCGGCATTGCTCCTGCGACGCGGAGTTTCGTTGGCTTCGGACTCAAGAAGGAAGTTCCGGGACTGGAACTCGTCAATGGAGCGGTCATCAGCGAAGGGTGCAGGGGCATCAAGTCTCCGAAAGAACTTGCGTATATGGAACTTGCGAACAAGATCACCAAGCTCGCATATGCTGAAGGCTTCAAACAAATCAAGGAAGGCATGTCCCCGCGCGATCTTTCGGGCGCCATCAGTTCTGCTCATCAGCAGATGGGTGTCAGAGGGAGCGGCGGACCTCAGTTCGGTTTGAGCACCGCGTTCCCCCATGGATCGCGGGCTCAACGTACGCTCCATGACGGAGACGTTGTTATGGTGGACGGTGGATGCAGCGTCGAGGGATTCCAATCGGATGTCACCCGGACGGTCGTATTTGGAAAGCCCACCGACAAGCAAAAAGCAGTTTGGGATATCGTGAAGAAAGCTCAGTCAGCTGCCCTGAAAGCGGCCCGACCGGGCGTCCCGTGTGAAGAGGTCGACCGTGCCGCCCGGAAGGTGATTGAAGATGCAGGATACGGTCCGGGGTACAAATACTTTGCCCACCGTCTCGGGCACGGAATCGGCATGGACGGTCATGAATTCCCCTACCTCGTGAAAGAGAACAAGCTCAAACTGCAGACTGGCATGACGTTCAGTGATGAGCCGGGAATCTACATCTACGGCGAATTCGGCATCAGGATCGAGGATTGCTTCGTGGTTACCGAAGATGGGGGCCGTTTCTTTGGTGGAATGGAAGCAACAGCAATCGACAAGCCCTTTGGCGAAGCGTAG